A genome region from Leptodactylus fuscus isolate aLepFus1 chromosome 6, aLepFus1.hap2, whole genome shotgun sequence includes the following:
- the LOC142209145 gene encoding uncharacterized protein LOC142209145: protein MSNSNLTLTEIMDMGFVAAIRGNSSPYPTLEQMDPATKSGGSPFFIKPSETAPLASSGGKLWLGMEDLGQVCRSPLNPDGPVFEQSITCESTQQFNNSIVGVHYGAKVSTPCNKEGLETSDPLVADITISKLQDPEVALGAVGQQKPAPPMWEISEINSALEENTPSLDVSISDLRFANGSSESESLVSSQPSAPFAQWAGTKHKDVGRSYLRPFHHQRHLSASEIPIGSLVPPLCSIQISAVSPDKPGECPLEVK from the exons ATGTCTAACTCCAACCTCACATTGACTGAGATTATGGACATGGGGTTTGTTGCAGCAATTCGGGGTAATTCCTCTCCTTACCCTACACTTGAGCAGATGGACCCCGCAACCAAGTCTGGTGGATCTCCATTCTTTATCAAACCATCAGAGACCGCCCCACTGGCAAGTTCAGGAGGGAAGCTATGGCTGGGAATGGAAGACCTTGGACAAGTCTGCAGATCTCCACTTAATCCTGATGGTCCAGTCTTTGAACAGTCTATAACCTGTGAATCTACTCAACAATTTAATAACTCCATTGTTGGGGTCCACTATGGAGCTAAAGTGTCTACACCTTGTAACAAGGAGGGCTTGGAGACCTCTGACCCTCTAGTAGCAGATATTACAATCTCAAAGCTACAAGATCCAGAAGTAGCTCTTGGTGCTGTTGGACAACAAAAACCTGCCCCACCAATGTGGGAAATCTCCGAAATAAACTCTGCACTGGAAGAGAACACTCCTTCCTTAGATGTCTCGATCTCTGACCTGAGATTTGCAAATGGCTCTAGTGAATCTGAATCTCTGGTTTCTTCTCAGCCTTCTGCTCCCTTTGCTCAGTGGGCAGGTACCAAGCACAAAGATGTGGGACGCTCTTATCTTCGACCTTTCCACCACCAACGTCACTTGAGTGCCTCAGAAATACCAATAGGCAGTCTTGTCCCTCCACTCTGCTCCATTCAGATATCTGCAGTGTCTCCTGATAAACCTGGAGAGTGTCCACTCGAG GTGAAATAA